Genomic segment of Maricaulis maris:
GCAATGCCGGCCAGACCTGCGTCTGTGCCAATCGCATGTTTGTGCAGGCGGGCATCATGCCGGAGTTTGCCAGGCGCCTGGCCGCGCGCGTCGCCGCGCTGAAAGTCGGCGATGGCGAGATGACGGGATGCGAGGTCGGGCCGCTGATCAATGAGGCCGGTCTCGCCAAGACCGAGCGCCTGGTCGCCGCCGCGCGCGCCGATGGAGCCAAAGTGCTCACCGGCGGAGCCAAGCATGTTGCCGGCGAGCTCTTCTACCAGCCCACAGTGATCGAGGGCGTGCGGCAGGAGATGGACATCGCGCAGGAAGAGATCTTCGGGCCGGTGGCGCCGCTGATCGGTTTCGACACCGAAGCCGAGGTGATCGCCATGGCCAATGACACGATTTACGGCCTCGCGGCCTATCTCTTCACCCGCGATATCGGCCGCGCATGGCGCGTTGGCGAGGCGCTGGAATACGGCATGGTCGGTATCAATGAAGGCATTCTGTCATCGGCCGCGGCGCCGTTTGGCGGCGTCAAGCAATCGGGCTTTGGCCGCGAAGGATCGCGCCACGGCCTCGAGGACTATCTCGAGATCAAATACATGTTGATGGGAGGGCTCTCGGCCTGAGTGCCGGGGGATATGGGACAATGACAAATTCAACGCTCTGGTCTGAACGTCTGGCGGCCACGCCGCGCGGCGTCGGCGTCATGCATCCGGTCTTCGCCACCCGCGCCCTCAACGCGGAAATCTGGGACGTCGAAGGCCATCGCTATATCGATTTCGCTGCCGGCATCGCCGTGACCAATACGGGCCATAACCACCCCAGGGTGAAGGCCGCGGTCGCCGCCCAGCTCGATAATTTCTCGCATGTCTGCTTCCAGGTCACGCCCTATGAAAGCTATGTCCGGCTCGCCGAACGGCTCAATGAGCTGGCGCCGGGACCGAGCCCGAAGAAGACGATTTTCCTGAGCACCGGTGCCGAGGCAGTCGAGAATGCGGTCAAGATCGCCCGCGCCGCCACCGGCCGGCCGGCCATCATCGCCTTCGCGGGCGGTTTCCACGGCCGCACGATGATGGGCATGGCGCTGACCGGCAAGGTTGCGCCCTACAAGCTCGGTTTCGGACCATTTCCCGGAGAGGTCTTCCACGCACCCTTCCCGGCGCCCTATATCGGTATTGAAGAGGCGGATTCGCTCAAGGCCCTGCAGCAATTATTCAAGGCCGATGTCGACCCGGCCCGCGTCGCCGCCATCATCATCGAGCCTGTCCAGGGTGAGGGCGGTTTCTATGCCGCGTCGCCAGCCTTCATGCAGGCCCTGCGAGCGATCTGCGACCAGCACGGCATCCTGCTCATTGTCGATGAGATCCAGACCGGCTTTGCCCGTACCGGCCGCATGTTTGCGACCGATTATGCGGCGATCGAACCGGATCTGATGACGATAGCCAAGGCGATGGCCGGTGGCTTCCCGATTTCCGGTGTCATAGGCAAGGCCGAGATCATGGACGCGCCGGCACCGGGCGGATTGGGCGGGACCTATGGCGGCTCGCCGCTGGGCTGTGCCGCTGGTCTCGCTGTGCTTGATGTGATTGCCGAAGAAGGTCTGTGCGAACGCGCCATCGAGATCGGGCAGCGCATTGTGCGCCGCTGCGAGGCAATCCGGCAGTCTGATCCCAGCATTGGCGATATCCGCACGCTCGGGGCCATGACAGCGATCGAGCTTGTCGAGGACGGCGATGCCAATCGCCCTGACCCGGCTCGCACCGCGCGTATCGTCGCCGAGGCGCGCCAGCGCGGACTGCTGCTCCTTTCCTGCGGTGTGCGCGGCAATGTCATCCGCTTCCTGTCGCCGCTCACGATCGGTTTCGAGACGCTCGATGAAGGTCTCGATTCCCTGGAACTGGCTGTGAAGGCGTCGCGCGCTGAGTAGGCGCGGCGAGGCCGCAAGTGACACGCGCGATTTGGTCTGACAGTCACACCTCTCAGTCTGCCGTGGCCCCGCGCAGCGTCGGGGAGACTGGGTAAAGTCGAAGCTCGGAGACCGTTTGGCGCCGGACTGCGCCCACCTCTCTCAGTCTGGAGCGAACCCTCAAGACGGGTAGCGCGGCCGTCCATCTTCGGATTTCGGAGACCATTTAGCGCAGGACTGGGTCCACCGCCACTCATCCTTTTGATATAATTAGATAAAATGGCGACGCACAAAACCCCGTGGTGGTTCCGTGCCTTCGCGGAATTTTCCCGGCATGGAGACCGGGATGATTGGGCGATCCGGGCGCGATATTGCCCACCGGGGCGCCATCAACTGCTGTCGGGTCAGCGTGCGGCCGCGGCGCGCATCGCCGTTCTTACCGGTCAGCCCCCGGCCGATGTCATGGAGGCCCTGCTTGCCAGCGGGCCGCAGATGAGCGCCGTCGCGCGCATTCCCGTCGGCCTGCCTAGCGATCTTCTGAGCAGACGGGCTGACATCCGCGCCGCCGAGCGCCGCCTGGCCGCCGCAAGCGAACAGGTCGGTATTGAAATGGCCGACCTCCTACCAAGTTTCTCGCTCACCGGCGCCGCTGGCCTGGCGTCCGCGAATATCGAGGATCTCTTCGACCCAGGTAGCCAGACCGGGGCGCTGGGCGTCGGTTTTCAGTTGCCAATCTTCAACGCCGGCGCACAACGCGCTGAAATCACGATCGCCCGCAGCCGCTTCGGCGCCGCCGGCGCGGACTATGACGCCACGGTCCTGAACGCCCTGGCCGAGGTCGAAACTGCGCTCGCCGCCTACATCTACACCGCACGGCAGCTGGATGGGCTGATCGCGGCGCGATCCGATCGCGAGCGTGCTTACGAGCTTGCTCAGCTCCGCTATCGGTCGAACGCCGACAGCCTGTTTCCAAGCCTCGAAGCGGGGCTTCGCCTGACCGCGCTGAATTCGGAAATCGCGCAGAACCACCAGGCGCTCCTCGTGTCACAAATCAACGTTTACAGAGCCCTGGCCGGCGGGTGGAGCGTGCTGGAGGACTGACGTACCCCTTTGAAGCTCCGATCCCTGCTTCAAAAACCTCCGCCGCGCGGCCCTCGCCGAGTGGCGCCAGCTGCTGGTTGCATGAGGTGGCGCGTTGTGATGTCGGAGACTTATTCGCGTTAGTCTGACTGCACCTCCGCGGCAGTGTCAGAGGAAAATCGCTTGAGCGCCGAATCCGGGTTTCGTAGCCTTCGCCCATGCGTAATCCGTTCTGGTACTTCAAGACCTCTCACCTAGCCCCCTGAATTCCGGCCATGGGCGCCGACGAGGTCAGCCGCATCACGCGACTCCAGGCGCAGGGTCACGCGGCGCCGCTCCGGATGTCCGGCAGGAGCGCGAGCGCTGGATCGGCCTTGATTTCACTTACCAGCCAGGCTTCGAACGCCGCGACTTTTTCAAGGGCGCGCCGGGTCACCGGGGTGACGAAATACCAGTTGCCCGGCAGCGGCGCGCGAAGACCGGGAAAAAGCTCCACCAGCCTGCCGCTGTCCAGTTCGCCGTGCGCAAAGGGTTCGATCGCAAGGGCGATGCCCATGCCGCCCGCCGCCGCGTTGAGCGCCAGATCATAACTGTCGAACCGCCCGTCGCCCGCTGTGCTCAGCCCTGTGACGCCGGCCGCGTTCAGCCAGGCCGGCCAGTCGTCGGCCGACGGGTAGACTTGGAGCAGGGGATGTCCGCGCAGGTCCGTCGGCGTTTCGATCGGCGCGTGGCGCGCAAGGTAATCAGGGCTCGCAACCGGGAAGACGCGCGAGTTAAACAGCGGTCTGTAGGCCGCGTTCGGATCGTGGGGGTGCCCGATCATGATGCAGGCGTCCACGGAATCTACGCCGAACTCTACATCGCGCTGCGAGGTGACGAGTTGGATCGGCTTCTGCCCGGTCGCGCTTTCGTAACGGGCGAGCCGCGGCAGCAGCCAGCGGATCGCAAACGTCGAATAGGTCTGCAGCGTCAGGCATTCTCCTGCGTCGGAAAGCAGTTCCTGCGTGGCTTCGGCGATCCGCTCCATCCCGCGCAGCACCGCGAAGGCGTAGCGTTCGCCCTGCGCGGTCAATTCCACCCCGGTACGGTCGCGCTTCATCAGCTTGCAGGACAGGGCGTTCTCCAGGCTGCGGATCTGGTGGCTGATGGCCGAAGGTGATACATTGAGCTCCGCCGCCGCCGCCTTGAAGCTGCGCAATCGCACCACGGCTTCGAAAGCGCGCAGCGCCGCGAACGGGGGGAATTTCGGTTGCATGGCGCGCTCGTACGATAATTGAGTTCACTTCACTGTTCGGGGCGGCCCGAGCCTTGTCAATCCATGTTGCTTCCGCACCCGTCCCGAAGAGCGGTTATCCCGCGCTTACAGCCCTGTGGCTGACTCTATCGCGACCCAGAGTGCGGCGCGTGTCGCCTTCCCGGCTCAAGGGAAAAGCGGCAATGGATGAATCAAAATCATGCAATGGCGAATGTTTTCTGGTCGCGCAGGTCGGCTGGCTTGCTTAGGCTCAGCCAAAATACGGCGGGCGGACCCCGTCGAAATAAAGAGACCATGGGGAGAAATTTATGACCGGCAGCACCTGCAGCGGCTCGAAAACGCGGGGCGCCTCGCGCCTCGCGCAGCTTATGACGACGACGTGCCTGATCGCGTTCGGCGGCGCCGGCGGGGCTGTGGCGCAGGAGGCCGCGGCGGACCAGCCGCGCCGGACGGTGGATGTGATCACCGTCACCGCCCAGAAGCGCGAAGAGAGCCTTCAGGACGTGCCGCTTTCGATCCAGGCGATCGACAGCACCCGCATACAGAATCTCGGCATCTCCCAGTTTGAAGACATCGTCGCCTTCGCGCCGTCGGTGTCCTTCGTGTCCGAGCGTCCGGGCACACAGAACCTGTTCATCCGCGGGGTCGCCGACGGGTCGAACCCGAACCGGACCAATACTGCGACGGCGACGCTCTATCTCGACGAGCAACCGCTCACGGTGGGCGGGACGATCATTGACCTGCACGGCTATGATATCGAGCGCTACGAAGTGCTCAACGGCCCGCAAGGCACGTATTATGGCGCGGGCTCGGTGTCTGGCACCGTGCGCATCATCACCAACAAACCCGATCCGTCCGGATATGAAGCGGGCGTCGACGCCACGGTGGGAGCGATCTCGGATGGCGGCGAGATCTACACCCTTGAGGGCTTCGCCAATATCCCGATCGTGGAAGATCGTGTCGCGATCCGTCTGGTGGGCTGGTATGACGAGCAGGGCGGATTTGTTGACAACATTCCGCTGACGCGCACCTACACCAACGGCGCGGTGGTCTCCAACGCCCCGTTCGTTCAGGAGGACTACAACACCTCCGAAATTACAGGCGGGCGGGCTTCGCTGCGCGCCGATCTGACGCCGAACTGGACCGGTACGCTGTCAGCCTTCTACCAGAGTGCGGACACGACCGGCGCCTGGGACCACGATCCGCGACGGCGCGGCGATCTCCAGGTGGCGCGCTTCGCGGAAGACAGCGGCTCGCGCGAATTCAGCCAGTACGCCGCCACGCTGGAGGGGTCGACCCGCTTCGCCGACATCGTTCTGACGACGTCCTATTTCAGCCAGGATTATCAGTCCTCGGCGGACTATTCAGACTATGTCGAATACGCCTCGTTTGCGCCGTGGATCCAGCAGTTCGCCTGCGATGAGTATTATTACTACGGCAATGTCGGCTGCAACGATCCCAGCATGGCGTTCAGCACCGACAACTATGACGAGCGCTGGTCGACCGAAATCCGCGCCACCTCCAACGGTGACGGTCCGCTGAGCTGGATCGTCGGCGCCTATTTTGAGTCGAACGAGAGCGAGGGTTTCGGGATATGGGAGATGCCGGGCATCAAGTTCGGCGGCGCGCCGGCAGCTTTTTACCTGTCCTACTATGGCGGCACACCGCTTCCGAGTGAGTGGTATAGCTATTACGGCTCTGGCAGCAGCGAGCAGATCGCGGTTTTCGGCGAGGTCGGATACGACATCACAGAGCGTCTGACGCTCACCGTTGGCGCGCGCTTCTTTGAGGACTCCTTCTCCGGCGACGCTGGCGGCTGGTCGACCTATTTCTACCAGCCGAAGACGGGCGGCGCTGCCTCCTCGGGCGAGAGCAGCGGGGAAGGCTTCAAGTTCAATCTGCAATACCGGATCAGCGATAATCTGCTGACCTATTTCAACTTCGCTCAGGGCTTCCGGGCTGGCGGCTCGAACGGTGCCATCGGGCAGACCAATCCTGACATCCCCGAAGTCTACGATCCGGACTATCTCGACAGCTACGAGGCGGGCTGGAGGGCGCAGCTGTTTGATGGTCGCCTGATCTTCAATGGCGCGATCTACCGGATGATCTGGGAGGATTTCCAGACCTCGATCTACGACATCAGCATCGCTCCTGTGATCTTCTACGCCAACGCTGGCAACGCTGAGGTGCTCGGCTTTGAGGCCGACATCCAGGCCCAGATCACCAATGGCTGGTCGTTAAATTTCAATGCGAACTACAACAGTTCAGAGCTGACCGAGGACTTCAGATCGCTGGTCGACCCCACGCTCATCTGGGCGCCGGAAGGCCGGGAGCTGCCCTACGTGCCGGCCTGGAAGTTCTCGGCGACAACGCGCTATGAATTTGCGCTCACTGAGTCCACCGACGCCTATGTCCAGGCCGCTTATTCCTACACGGACGAAGTCTGGAACCTGCTGATCGAGGAAGCCTTCCAGGCCGGGGCCGTGCCCGAGCGCCAGGACGCGTACGGCACGCTCGACTTGCGCGGCGGGCTTGAGCGGGGCCCGTACCGCCTTGAGCTGTTCGCCACCAACGTGACCGACGAGCGCGCCCAGGTGTTCATCAATACCGGCTATTACGACGAGCGGATCACAACCAATCGCCCGCGCACGATGGGTCTTCGCCTGCGCGCGCGTTACTAGGCGGCTATGCGCTCGACCCGAACCCTGACCGCGGCGCTTGTCTGCGCCGCGGTCGCAGGGGCCTTTTCCCTTTCGGCCTGCGCCGCCCCCGAGCCGGGTTTGCAGGTGGAGACCGGCGAGGGCCCCGTGCTCGGGATGCAACGCGAAAATGGTGCGCATTTCTGGGGCGCAGTGCCCTATGCGGCGGCTCCCGTGGGTGACGCGCGCTGGCGGCCGCCGCAGCCCGCCCCGGCCCGCGAGGCGGTGCTGGAGGCGTTCGAGCCCGGCGCGCCGTGCGCGCAACCGGCCTATGGCGACGCTGAAACCGGCCCGGTCCTGGGGGCGGAAGACTGTCTGACTCTAAACATCCATGCGCCTGCTGACGCCGACGGCGCGCCGGTCATGGTGTGGATCCATGGCGGGGGCAACTACGCCGGCGCGGCGCGCGAGTATGACGGCGCGGTGCTGGCGGAGCGCGAGGGCGTAGTGGTGGTGACGATCAATTACCGCCTAGGTCCGTTTGGCTGGTTTCACCATCCCGCCATCCGCGGCGAACGCCCGGACGCGCCCACGGGACAGTTCGCGGTGCTCGACATGATCGCGGCTTTGCAATGGGTGCAAGCCAACATCGAAGGCTTCGGCGGCGACGCTGGTCGGGTGACCATTTTCGGCGAGTCCGCCGGTGGGCAAAACATTTACGCCCTGGTCCTGGCGGAACCCGCGCAGGGCTTGTTCCATCGCGCGATTTCCCAGAGCGGCGGGCTGTGGAATATGAGCCTTGCTCAAGCGGTCAATCCAAGCGACGCCGAAGCGCCCGGGACGCGGGCCAGCGCCAGCGAATTCCTCGCCGCTTGGCTCATTGCGGCGGGGCGGGCCGACGACCGCGCTGCAGCGCTGGAGCTGCTGTCCACCATGAATGACGGCGTGATCGCCGCCTTCATGCGCGACCTCTCCACCGAAGCGGTGCTCGCCCCGTATCGCGATCAGCCCGATCTTGGCTATGACCTGCCCAGCGTCGTGCTCGACGGGGTGATCGTGTCGCAAGAGGGCCACCGCGCCCAGCTCGCCTCCGGCGCCTATAATCAGGTTCCCATGATGCTAGGCGGCAATCTCAATGAGCAGAAGGCCTGGATGGCCTATGATCCAGCCTATGTGGAGTTCACCCAAGCCGGACCCGTGGCGCGCGCCCGGGATCAGTACGCCGCCATCGACCAGCATTATTCCAACTGGTGGAACGCCAGCGCCGTGGACGATATCGCCGACCACGCCGTCTCACCGGTCTACGCCTACCGCTTCGACTGGGCCGACGCCCCGAACGAGCCCGTGGACCTTGCCTTCCTGGTCGGCGCCGCTCATGGCATGGAGATCCCCTTCGTGTTCGGGACCTTCGCCGGCGGCTTTGAGCCGCTATTCACGCCCGACAACCGCGCCGGGCGCGAGACGCTGTCCCGGGCGATGTCGGCTTACTGGGCCGAGTTCGCGAGAAGCGGCGATCCGGGCGATGGCGGGGCCGGCTTGCCGCAGTGGGAGACGTGGGACGAGGGCCGCCGGAAGATGATCTTCGACGCTGGTGAAATCGCTCTGGCCCCGGCGCCGCTGACCTTTGACACGCTTGTGGATAGACTGCTCGCCGACGAGCGGCTGAGCGAGGAAGAGCGCTGCATGATCCTGCGCCACAACACCATGTACCCGGAGTTCGACCTGGAGCGGCTTGCGCAAGCCGACTGCGCGCCATGACCGGGACCTCGCCCGCCGCCGCTAAGGGGGATGTCCGCCAAGCGTTCGCCAACGCCCAGCGCTGGGTCAATGCCGGGCGTCCTGACCTAGCGACCGAACAGCTTGAGGCGATCCTCCAGGCCGTGCCCGGCGAGGTGAACTCGCTGTGTCTTCTGGGCTCTCTTTACAGTTCTCAAGGCCGGCTTGAAGAAGCGCTTGTGCTGCTGGCCCGTGCGCGCGACGCCGCGCCCGGATTTCATCAGGCCGCGCTTGAGCTCGCCCGGGTCCAGCGCCAGGCCGGTCAGATCGACGCGGCGCTTTCAACGCTTGAGGGCCTGACAGCGCGCGCGCCGGACCATAGCCGGGCGTGGAATGTTCTGGGGGATGCGTTGTGCGAGGCGAAGCGGTTCGAAGACGGGCGCCGCGCCTTCCGCAAGGCCGCCGAAACGGATCCGCATCGCGGCCTCATCGCCCGGTCCATCAAGGCGCTCAACGAAAACCGCCGCGCCGAGGCGGAGCGAGACCTGCGCGAGGTGGTCAAGGCCGATCCCGACCATGTTCACGCCCTGGTGGGTCTGGCTTCGCTTGCGCTCGATGCTGGCGTGACGGTTGACGCGGAGCGCCTGCTGGAGCGCGCCCGGCGGCTGTCTCCCTATTCCGATGTGGTCTGGCGCAATATCGCCCGGCTGGAATCTGAACGCGCTGATTACGCCAAGGCCGAGGCGGCGGCGCGCCTGGCCGTCGAGGTGGCGCCCGATCGCGCCGACAGCTGGTCCATGCTGGGCAATGTCCAGGCGTGGGGGCTGAAGCCTGACGACGCGCGCGATAGCTTCCGCCAGTGCCTCGCTGTCGACGCCGATCAGCCGCGCGTCTGGCTGTCGCTTGGGCATGCGCTGAAGACCTTGGGCGACCGGGCCGAATGCGAGGCGGCCTATGGCGAAGCGATCCGCCTGGATCCGGCTCTGGGCGAAGCCTATTGGAGCTTGGCGGATCTAAAGACCTATCGCTTCGATGATGCCCAGCGCCAGACCATGACGGCGGCGCTCAAGGACGAAGCTGTCCCGCCCGGCGACCGGGCGGGGTTCCACTTCGCGCTGGGCAAGGCGTTCGAGGATGACGGCGCGTTTGAAGACAGCTTCGACCACTACGCGCAAGGCAACGCCATCAAGGCCCGCCTCGATACCTTCGATATGGACGGATTCCAGGCCACGTGCGCCAAGTTGAAGGCGGCTTTCCCGGTCTTGAGTGAACGCTCGACCAACGCAGAGGGTCCGACGCCGATCTTCATCGTCGGCCTGCCGCGCGCTGGTTCGACCCTGCTGGAGCAGATCCTCGCCTCCCACAGCGCCGTTGAAGGCACCATGGAGCTGCCGCACATGCTCACCTATGTGCGCGACATGATCGCCGGCCCCGGCTATCCCGAGGCGCTGGACGCCATGGACGCGGGGGCCTTCGCCGCGCTGGGCGCGCGTTATCTGGAGGAGACTGCCGTCTACCATGGCGACGCGCCCTTCTTCATCGACAAGATGCCCAACAACTTCGTCCAAGTCGGACTGATCACCAGGGCTCTGCCCAACGCCATCATCATCGACGCCCGCCGCGATCCGCGCGATTGCGGCCTGTCCTGCTTCAAGCAGAATTTCGCCCGCGGCCAGACTTTCACCTACGATCTGGAGACGCTGGGGCGGTATTACCGGGCCTATGTCGATCTCATGGCCCATTGGGACGCCGCCGGTCCCGGCCGGGTGATCCGTGTGCGGTATGAAGACGTGGTCGCCGACCTCAACAGCGAAGTGCGCCGGGTGCTCGCCCAATGCGGGCTGGAGTTTGAAGAGGCTTGTCTGCGCTTTCATGAAACCCGGCGTGCGGTGCGTACCGCCAGCGCCGAACAGGTGCGCCAGCCGATCTACGCCAAGGGCGTGGGGCACTGGCGCAAGTATGAACACCGGCTTGAACCGTTGGTGCGGGCCCTGGGCGACGTGCTCGCCACGGAGGGTCGTGCCAATGGATGAATTGAGTTCACCGAGCCACCAATCGTTTCGAGTCGCGAACCAATTGGCGCCGCTGTATCAAGCTTGGCCGGTGTTAACTCGAATTGCTAAAAAAGGCTGACGGACCATGGCGATCCAGTACTCCGCCGCACACGATGACCCCGACGCCGATCCGCGGCCGAAGGGCGCTGCGCTGATCACCGGCGCCGCGTCGGGGATTGGCGCGGCCGTCGCCGCCAAGCTCGCCGAAGACGGCTGGCCGGTGCATGTGTGCGATTCCGCGCCCGACGCCATCGAGGCCTTCGCCAGCGCACATCCCGAGATCGACGCGTCGGTCGCCGACGTACGCGACCCCCATGCCGCCGCCCGGGTCGTCGAGCAGGCTGTTGGCCGTCATGGATCGATCGGCGTTCTGATCAATAATGCCGGCGTTGCGGGCATGACCGCGGCCATCGAGGACGTCGATGATGACGACTGGCGGCGCACGATCGATATCAACATCAACGGCGCGTACTACTTCCTGAAAGCCGCCGCGCCGGCCATGAAGGCCGCGGGCGCCGGATCGATCATCAATATCGCCTCGACCGCGGCCCTGTTCGGTTATCCCCAGCGCACCGCCTACGCAGCGTCGAAATGGGCGCTGATCGGCATGACCAAGACGCTGGCCATGGAACTGGGCCCGTTCGGGGTGCGCGTGAACGCCGTGTGTCCGGGCTCTGTCGAAGGCCCGCGCATTGATGGCGTGATCGAGCGCGACGCCGCCCATCGCGGCATGGCGCCTGAAGAGGTCCGCCGGATCTATGAATCCCAGGTCTCCATGCGCCGCTTCGTTACTAAGGACGACATCGCCGACACTTGCGCTTTCCTCGCGTCCGACCGGGCCCGGATGATCTCCGGCCAGGTCATCGCCGTGGATGGCCATACAGAAACACTGACCTTTCCGATCAAGTGAGAACACCATGAAAGCTGTCTGGTTTGAGGCGTTCGGCCAACCTGCTAAGGTGCTCCAAGTTGGCGAAAAGCCTACGCCGGAGCCCGGTCCGGGCGAGGTGCGCGTGCGCCTGATCACCAGCGGGGTGAACCCGTCCGACGTGAAGAAGCGGGCCGGCGCCTTCCCCCACCTGCTCGACAATGGTTACGTCATTCCCCACAGCGATGGTGCGGGCGTGATTGATGCGGTGGGCCGAGGCGTGGATGGTTCGCGCGTTGGAGAGCGGGTCTGGGTCTACCAGGCCCAGCACGGGCGCCGGTTTGGCACCGCCGCTGAATATGTGGTCGTGGAGGCGCGCCGGGCGCCAGCTCTGCCCGATGGCGTAGGCTTTGAGGCGGGGGCGGTGTACGGCATTCCGGTGATGACTGCGCATCGCTGCGTGTTCGTTGAAGGCGATCCGGCGGGCAAGGTCATCCTCGTCACCGGCGGAGCGGGCCGGGTCGGCCTGTACGCCATTCAGTGGGCGAGCCGGGCCGGCGCGACGGTCGTGGCGACCGCCAGCAATCCCGCCGACGACGCGGCCTGCCGACAGGCCGGCGCCGCCCACATCGTAAATCACCGCGAGGCCGGTTGGGGCGCGCGCGTGCTGGAGACGACCGGGGGCCATAAGGTTGATCAGGTCGTGGAGGTCGAGTTCGGCGCGAACCTGCCTGAGGTGCTGGAGTGCATCCGCATCGGCGGCGCGATCTGCACCTATTCCTCGTCACAGGACATGACCCCGACCCTGCCCTTCTACCGCATGATGTTCATGGACCTCACCGTGCGCATGGTCATCGTTTACGAGATGCCTGAAGCCGCCAAGCAGCAGGCCATATCCGATATCGCCCGCATCGAGGCCGAAGGCGGGCTGACCCACCGAATCGCCGAGACCTACGCACTGGAGGACTGCGCCAAGGCCCAAGCCGCGATTGAGGCGGGCGACCGCCGCGGCGCGGTCGTTTTGAAGATTCAGGAGGCCTAATCGATTGGCGGTTCGTTCCTGGTTCACAGTTGTCGCGGCGTTGTGTCTGGGGCTGTCGGCATGCGCGCCGGACGCCGCGGCGCCCGACGCCGCCGCGCTGGCCCCAACGGCGGTCACCTCAAGCGGGGCGCTGACGGGCCGCGCGCTGGACGGCGCGCCAGCTGGCGGCGTGTTCGCCGGCGTGCCCTTC
This window contains:
- a CDS encoding LysR substrate-binding domain-containing protein; protein product: MQPKFPPFAALRAFEAVVRLRSFKAAAAELNVSPSAISHQIRSLENALSCKLMKRDRTGVELTAQGERYAFAVLRGMERIAEATQELLSDAGECLTLQTYSTFAIRWLLPRLARYESATGQKPIQLVTSQRDVEFGVDSVDACIMIGHPHDPNAAYRPLFNSRVFPVASPDYLARHAPIETPTDLRGHPLLQVYPSADDWPAWLNAAGVTGLSTAGDGRFDSYDLALNAAAGGMGIALAIEPFAHGELDSGRLVELFPGLRAPLPGNWYFVTPVTRRALEKVAAFEAWLVSEIKADPALALLPDIRSGAA
- the gabT gene encoding 4-aminobutyrate--2-oxoglutarate transaminase; translated protein: MTNSTLWSERLAATPRGVGVMHPVFATRALNAEIWDVEGHRYIDFAAGIAVTNTGHNHPRVKAAVAAQLDNFSHVCFQVTPYESYVRLAERLNELAPGPSPKKTIFLSTGAEAVENAVKIARAATGRPAIIAFAGGFHGRTMMGMALTGKVAPYKLGFGPFPGEVFHAPFPAPYIGIEEADSLKALQQLFKADVDPARVAAIIIEPVQGEGGFYAASPAFMQALRAICDQHGILLIVDEIQTGFARTGRMFATDYAAIEPDLMTIAKAMAGGFPISGVIGKAEIMDAPAPGGLGGTYGGSPLGCAAGLAVLDVIAEEGLCERAIEIGQRIVRRCEAIRQSDPSIGDIRTLGAMTAIELVEDGDANRPDPARTARIVAEARQRGLLLLSCGVRGNVIRFLSPLTIGFETLDEGLDSLELAVKASRAE
- a CDS encoding TolC family protein, translated to MATHKTPWWFRAFAEFSRHGDRDDWAIRARYCPPGRHQLLSGQRAAAARIAVLTGQPPADVMEALLASGPQMSAVARIPVGLPSDLLSRRADIRAAERRLAAASEQVGIEMADLLPSFSLTGAAGLASANIEDLFDPGSQTGALGVGFQLPIFNAGAQRAEITIARSRFGAAGADYDATVLNALAEVETALAAYIYTARQLDGLIAARSDRERAYELAQLRYRSNADSLFPSLEAGLRLTALNSEIAQNHQALLVSQINVYRALAGGWSVLED
- a CDS encoding carboxylesterase/lipase family protein is translated as MRSTRTLTAALVCAAVAGAFSLSACAAPEPGLQVETGEGPVLGMQRENGAHFWGAVPYAAAPVGDARWRPPQPAPAREAVLEAFEPGAPCAQPAYGDAETGPVLGAEDCLTLNIHAPADADGAPVMVWIHGGGNYAGAAREYDGAVLAEREGVVVVTINYRLGPFGWFHHPAIRGERPDAPTGQFAVLDMIAALQWVQANIEGFGGDAGRVTIFGESAGGQNIYALVLAEPAQGLFHRAISQSGGLWNMSLAQAVNPSDAEAPGTRASASEFLAAWLIAAGRADDRAAALELLSTMNDGVIAAFMRDLSTEAVLAPYRDQPDLGYDLPSVVLDGVIVSQEGHRAQLASGAYNQVPMMLGGNLNEQKAWMAYDPAYVEFTQAGPVARARDQYAAIDQHYSNWWNASAVDDIADHAVSPVYAYRFDWADAPNEPVDLAFLVGAAHGMEIPFVFGTFAGGFEPLFTPDNRAGRETLSRAMSAYWAEFARSGDPGDGGAGLPQWETWDEGRRKMIFDAGEIALAPAPLTFDTLVDRLLADERLSEEERCMILRHNTMYPEFDLERLAQADCAP
- a CDS encoding TonB-dependent receptor translates to MTGSTCSGSKTRGASRLAQLMTTTCLIAFGGAGGAVAQEAAADQPRRTVDVITVTAQKREESLQDVPLSIQAIDSTRIQNLGISQFEDIVAFAPSVSFVSERPGTQNLFIRGVADGSNPNRTNTATATLYLDEQPLTVGGTIIDLHGYDIERYEVLNGPQGTYYGAGSVSGTVRIITNKPDPSGYEAGVDATVGAISDGGEIYTLEGFANIPIVEDRVAIRLVGWYDEQGGFVDNIPLTRTYTNGAVVSNAPFVQEDYNTSEITGGRASLRADLTPNWTGTLSAFYQSADTTGAWDHDPRRRGDLQVARFAEDSGSREFSQYAATLEGSTRFADIVLTTSYFSQDYQSSADYSDYVEYASFAPWIQQFACDEYYYYGNVGCNDPSMAFSTDNYDERWSTEIRATSNGDGPLSWIVGAYFESNESEGFGIWEMPGIKFGGAPAAFYLSYYGGTPLPSEWYSYYGSGSSEQIAVFGEVGYDITERLTLTVGARFFEDSFSGDAGGWSTYFYQPKTGGAASSGESSGEGFKFNLQYRISDNLLTYFNFAQGFRAGGSNGAIGQTNPDIPEVYDPDYLDSYEAGWRAQLFDGRLIFNGAIYRMIWEDFQTSIYDISIAPVIFYANAGNAEVLGFEADIQAQITNGWSLNFNANYNSSELTEDFRSLVDPTLIWAPEGRELPYVPAWKFSATTRYEFALTESTDAYVQAAYSYTDEVWNLLIEEAFQAGAVPERQDAYGTLDLRGGLERGPYRLELFATNVTDERAQVFINTGYYDERITTNRPRTMGLRLRARY